Proteins encoded within one genomic window of Thermodesulfobacteriota bacterium:
- the nirD gene encoding nitrite reductase small subunit NirD, translating into MRKNWISVGHVDDIPFLGARVVKTRCDDIAVFKTSNGSIFALIDKCPHKGGPLSQGIVHGNCVSCPLHNWNISLESGEAVGPDEGYTRTIRTEVRNGLIYIELDSELEGREIESCPVNSYA; encoded by the coding sequence ATGAGAAAGAACTGGATTTCGGTAGGACACGTCGATGACATTCCGTTTCTGGGGGCAAGGGTAGTCAAGACGAGATGCGACGACATTGCGGTTTTCAAAACATCGAACGGCTCCATATTCGCCCTGATCGATAAATGCCCTCATAAAGGCGGTCCGCTGTCGCAGGGAATCGTGCACGGAAACTGCGTGAGCTGCCCGCTCCATAACTGGAACATTTCCCTTGAGAGCGGGGAGGCCGTCGGGCCGGACGAGGGCTATACACGTACGATTCGGACCGAGGTCCGTAATGGGCTCATATATATCGAGCTCGATTCAGAATTGGAGGGGCGGGAAATCGAAAGCTGCCCGGTAAATTCTTATGCATAG
- a CDS encoding FAD-dependent oxidoreductase: MKETLRRLVVVGNGMAGQAAVEEILRIQNDGYEIVVFGAEPSHSYNRIMLSEVLSGKRSFSQLNTKNRAWYETNRIRLFTGSPVTRIDTERKTVFTENGYFSGYDKLLLATGSVPFIPPIKGVDKKGVYVYRTIEDVWSMSEISRYRKNAVVIGGGLLGLEAAKALKDNGMDVTVVHLTEHLMEQQLDYDSGIILQMLLEKTGLEFRMNAVTQEVLGEDSVTGIKLQSGEVVEAAMLLICTGIRPNTELAGNAGIMVRRGIVVNDFLETSREDIYAIGECVEHRGMVYGLFEPLTEQARVVADSLVGSGLRTFEESPLSAVLKIAGINLVSIGNHAGGDDCEDLIYSDPAIGIYKKIVLKENRIEGAIFLGDTTQYRDIYDLLRSNAVINGKRQNLLLGGG, encoded by the coding sequence ATGAAAGAAACGCTTCGCAGACTCGTCGTAGTGGGTAACGGCATGGCCGGGCAGGCCGCCGTCGAGGAGATTCTCCGGATTCAAAACGACGGCTATGAAATTGTAGTATTCGGGGCCGAACCGTCGCACAGCTATAACAGAATCATGCTGTCCGAAGTTCTCTCCGGCAAGAGGAGCTTCTCGCAGCTCAATACAAAAAACAGGGCATGGTACGAGACAAACCGGATCAGGCTGTTTACGGGATCCCCCGTGACGAGAATCGACACCGAAAGGAAAACGGTTTTCACGGAAAACGGATATTTCTCCGGCTACGACAAGCTCCTGCTGGCTACGGGAAGCGTGCCCTTCATACCGCCTATAAAAGGTGTGGATAAAAAGGGGGTTTATGTATACAGAACCATCGAGGATGTCTGGTCGATGTCCGAGATTTCGCGTTACCGGAAAAACGCGGTCGTTATAGGAGGGGGCCTCCTCGGGCTGGAGGCGGCAAAGGCCCTTAAAGACAACGGGATGGACGTTACGGTCGTTCACCTGACGGAGCACCTTATGGAGCAGCAGCTCGACTACGATTCCGGGATCATACTCCAGATGCTGCTGGAAAAGACGGGCCTCGAATTCAGAATGAACGCCGTCACTCAGGAGGTACTCGGAGAAGATTCGGTTACGGGGATAAAGCTCCAGTCCGGGGAAGTGGTCGAAGCGGCCATGCTCCTCATTTGCACGGGGATAAGGCCCAATACCGAGCTCGCCGGGAATGCCGGGATAATGGTCAGGCGAGGCATAGTCGTGAACGATTTTCTGGAAACGAGCCGCGAAGATATTTATGCAATAGGGGAATGCGTCGAGCACAGGGGCATGGTTTACGGACTTTTCGAGCCCCTGACCGAACAGGCCCGTGTCGTCGCGGATTCGCTTGTCGGAAGCGGCTTGAGAACCTTCGAGGAATCGCCTCTCAGCGCCGTATTGAAAATTGCGGGTATCAACCTCGTTTCCATCGGCAACCATGCGGGCGGGGATGATTGCGAAGACCTGATATATTCGGATCCCGCAATCGGCATTTACAAGAAAATCGTGCTGAAAGAAAACAGGATTGAAGGTGCGATATTCCTTGGCGATACGACCCAATACCGGGACATCTATGACCTGTTGAGGAGTAACGCGGTAATCAACGGAAAGAGGCAGAACCTCTTGCTCGGCGGCGGTTAG
- the fdhF gene encoding formate dehydrogenase subunit alpha — translation MNLREHKTVCPYCGVGCGVILQTGNGRVTGVRGDPSHPSNRGKLCSKGLNLHNTIHLRDRVRHPLIRDSKESAFTSTTWDNALGTIADKFNSLLEEYGPESIAFYVSGQLLTEDYYVVNKLSKGFLKVNNIDSNSRLCMSSAVMGYRRAFGVDAPPCSYEDLRHTDCVFIIGSNMAYCHPVVFMQLAEEKEKKGDALKIIVADPRKTSTAGIADIFIPLEPGTDVALLNSMAHVLIEHGLVDYEYINSYTEGFDALKECVKSYPPEKVSGICGIPADLIIETALTFGRSRAAMTFWAMGLNQSSSGTDKNNALLNLSIMTGNIGKPGAGPFSLTGQANAMGGRETGGLANILPGHRYVANEKHRREVAGVWGVEELSPAVGLTAVDIYDEMEKGVVKAVWIICTNPVVSLPNGSKVERALKKAGLVVVQDIFHPTDTSVYADIVLPAAGFSEKEGTMTNQERRIAYISKAVEPPGEALPDWRIFTLFARKIGLREYFDYEKAEDIFEEYKKLNKGRDVDISGVTYERLKNEGPLQWPCPEAGHPGTPRLYTEGKFHTDSGKARFISAEYISQKEATDDEYPLVLTTGRIRDQWHTMTKTGKVESLMMSEPEPVLDINPADAERYGLKDGELTLLESRRGKAVLKCSLTDKIKRGSVFMPFHWGRLMGESGRANLLTVEETDRLSHQPEFKACAVRVSKKFFDDELDIVIIGDDSYSNELALRISGLNANANVTILGMSGNAPNGSVKQSPVDIDIKDRKIRLADGSFFYYDKLVFAPGNKTYLPSIKGLSCMGIRVFDSFNDAKMHIAREHVLGKAVVVGTKPFSLETAEFLKMRGAEEVSFISPRNILLDKYVDYLGSRLLYKKLRKKGINIILGAEIGEITASDNNKFLVTANGVEIEADLVFVESVTRPDLDVALRTGLLVNRGICAGEHLETNLPDVYTMGRAAEVKGVMAEDSELLDLQSEVLSRCLCGDPTARYDQTMDANRFTLLGLDIVTFGQFNADDERTNVISYLDKSQAVYKKIVIRDNRIAGGLYMGDVTGAEEVLRLAREKSDISKYRDTLLSGKFKEKLPTGRVVCSCMSVTEFEIKQAVKNGASSVEALKDRLKVAVTCGSCLEEVKELFAECRAAR, via the coding sequence ATGAATTTGCGTGAGCACAAAACTGTATGTCCCTATTGCGGGGTCGGCTGCGGCGTCATACTGCAAACGGGAAATGGCAGAGTGACGGGAGTCAGGGGAGACCCTTCACATCCCTCCAACCGCGGGAAGCTTTGCTCGAAAGGCCTTAACCTGCACAATACGATCCACCTCCGCGACCGCGTCAGGCATCCGCTCATAAGGGATTCCAAGGAATCCGCCTTCACATCGACGACGTGGGACAACGCGCTCGGAACGATAGCGGATAAATTCAACTCCCTGCTCGAAGAATACGGTCCGGAGTCGATTGCGTTCTATGTATCCGGGCAGCTCCTGACAGAGGATTACTACGTCGTAAACAAACTCTCCAAGGGCTTCCTCAAGGTTAACAATATCGATTCCAATTCCAGGCTTTGCATGTCCTCCGCCGTCATGGGTTACAGAAGGGCCTTCGGCGTCGACGCGCCGCCGTGCTCTTACGAAGACCTCCGGCATACGGACTGCGTTTTCATCATTGGCTCGAACATGGCTTATTGCCACCCGGTCGTTTTCATGCAGCTCGCGGAAGAAAAGGAAAAAAAAGGAGACGCTCTCAAGATAATAGTGGCCGATCCGCGCAAAACATCGACGGCCGGTATAGCGGATATTTTCATCCCGCTCGAGCCCGGGACGGACGTGGCCCTTCTGAATTCAATGGCGCATGTGCTGATCGAGCATGGCCTGGTCGATTATGAATACATAAACTCGTACACCGAAGGATTCGACGCGCTAAAGGAATGCGTTAAGTCATACCCCCCGGAAAAAGTATCCGGCATCTGCGGAATACCGGCCGATCTCATTATCGAAACCGCGCTTACATTCGGAAGGTCCCGGGCGGCCATGACCTTCTGGGCGATGGGGCTTAACCAGAGCAGCTCGGGCACGGATAAAAACAACGCCCTTCTGAACCTGTCCATAATGACCGGGAATATAGGCAAACCGGGGGCAGGCCCGTTTTCTCTCACGGGGCAGGCCAATGCCATGGGCGGCAGGGAGACGGGGGGACTCGCGAATATACTTCCGGGCCACAGGTACGTGGCGAACGAAAAACACCGGAGGGAAGTCGCAGGTGTGTGGGGAGTCGAAGAGCTGTCTCCGGCCGTGGGTCTTACGGCGGTCGATATATACGATGAAATGGAAAAAGGCGTCGTCAAGGCCGTGTGGATAATATGCACGAATCCCGTCGTGTCGCTTCCCAACGGCTCGAAGGTCGAGAGGGCGCTTAAAAAAGCCGGGCTCGTAGTCGTACAGGATATTTTTCATCCGACCGATACCTCCGTATATGCCGACATCGTGCTGCCGGCCGCGGGGTTCAGTGAGAAAGAAGGGACGATGACGAACCAGGAAAGAAGGATCGCTTATATATCTAAAGCGGTTGAGCCGCCTGGGGAGGCCCTCCCGGACTGGCGGATTTTCACGCTGTTCGCACGGAAAATCGGGCTCAGGGAGTACTTCGACTACGAAAAAGCGGAGGACATTTTCGAGGAATATAAAAAACTGAATAAAGGGCGGGATGTCGATATCTCGGGCGTCACTTACGAGAGACTTAAAAATGAGGGCCCGCTTCAATGGCCCTGTCCAGAGGCCGGACATCCCGGTACGCCGAGATTATATACGGAAGGAAAATTTCATACTGATTCAGGGAAAGCGCGGTTCATATCTGCGGAATATATCTCCCAGAAAGAGGCGACGGACGACGAATATCCGCTCGTTTTAACTACGGGGCGGATCAGGGATCAGTGGCATACCATGACCAAGACGGGCAAGGTGGAGAGCCTCATGATGAGCGAGCCCGAGCCTGTTCTGGATATAAACCCCGCAGATGCGGAGCGGTACGGGCTGAAAGACGGCGAGCTCACGCTGCTCGAATCGAGAAGGGGAAAAGCGGTGCTGAAATGCAGCCTGACGGACAAGATAAAACGGGGAAGCGTTTTCATGCCCTTTCACTGGGGGAGACTCATGGGGGAGAGCGGCAGGGCCAACCTGTTGACGGTCGAAGAGACAGATCGTCTGTCGCACCAGCCCGAGTTCAAGGCGTGCGCAGTCAGGGTGAGCAAGAAATTTTTCGACGACGAGCTCGACATCGTAATTATCGGAGACGATTCATACTCGAACGAGCTCGCGCTCAGGATATCCGGCTTAAACGCCAATGCGAACGTTACCATTCTCGGCATGTCCGGCAATGCCCCAAACGGCAGCGTCAAACAGTCTCCCGTGGATATAGATATAAAAGACAGAAAAATCCGGCTTGCCGACGGCTCGTTTTTCTATTACGACAAGCTCGTGTTCGCGCCCGGGAACAAGACGTATCTTCCCTCGATCAAGGGTCTTTCATGCATGGGTATCAGGGTGTTCGATTCCTTCAATGACGCGAAGATGCATATTGCACGGGAGCATGTCCTGGGGAAGGCGGTTGTAGTCGGGACGAAGCCCTTCTCGCTCGAAACAGCGGAATTCCTGAAAATGCGCGGCGCGGAAGAGGTCAGTTTTATAAGCCCGAGGAATATACTGCTCGATAAATACGTCGACTACCTCGGTTCCCGGCTCCTTTATAAAAAACTGAGGAAAAAGGGGATTAACATCATCCTCGGGGCCGAAATCGGCGAAATAACAGCGTCGGATAACAATAAATTTCTCGTCACGGCAAACGGCGTAGAGATTGAGGCAGACCTCGTTTTCGTCGAATCCGTAACACGGCCCGACCTCGATGTGGCGCTCAGGACAGGTCTTCTCGTAAACAGGGGCATATGCGCGGGGGAGCATCTGGAGACCAATCTGCCGGACGTCTATACGATGGGCAGGGCCGCCGAGGTGAAGGGAGTCATGGCGGAAGACAGTGAGCTGCTCGATCTTCAGTCGGAGGTGCTGTCGAGGTGTCTCTGCGGCGATCCTACCGCGCGCTACGACCAGACGATGGATGCGAACCGCTTCACCCTTCTCGGGCTCGATATAGTTACCTTCGGGCAATTCAACGCCGACGACGAAAGGACCAACGTGATCAGCTACCTGGATAAATCGCAGGCCGTTTATAAAAAAATAGTGATACGGGATAACAGGATAGCGGGCGGGCTGTACATGGGCGATGTGACGGGGGCCGAGGAAGTGCTGAGGCTCGCGAGAGAAAAATCGGATATCAGCAAGTACAGGGACACACTGCTCTCGGGGAAATTCAAGGAAAAGCTCCCGACCGGCAGAGTGGTTTGCTCGTGCATGTCCGTCACGGAATTTGAAATAAAACAGGCCGTGAAAAACGGCGCATCCAGCGTGGAGGCCCTGAAAGACAGGCTCAAGGTAGCGGTCACGTGCGGCTCCTGTCTCGAAGAGGTAAAGGAGCTGTTTGCGGAATGCAGGGCGGCCCGGTAA
- the moaA gene encoding GTP 3',8-cyclase MoaA — protein MLKDSFGRVIDNLRISVTDRCNFRCVYCMPARGMKWLDKKNILSFEEIFRITNIFSELGITGLRLTGGEPLIRKELSSLVGMLRDIEKIEDISLTTNGYFLNEQAAALYRAGLKRINISLDSLYSGSFGTVTRRDYYEDVRKGIARAVEVGMNPVKINVVLIRGFNDNEILDFAELGRKNNFVIRFIEFMPLGSDDKWNVQKVVRSDEIRRTIESGFGMRLIPDSEGRKTRPADVFRFEDGVGRIGFISSVSEPFCEHCNRVRITSDGKLRTCLFSHTETDLMKPLREGARDAEIMELIIEAVSKKERGHMINRPGFLRPERTMSQIGG, from the coding sequence TTGCTTAAAGATTCGTTCGGAAGAGTTATCGATAACCTCAGGATATCCGTTACGGACCGCTGCAATTTCAGATGCGTTTACTGCATGCCCGCCCGTGGTATGAAGTGGCTCGATAAAAAAAATATACTGAGCTTCGAGGAGATATTCAGGATCACCAATATTTTCTCGGAGCTGGGAATAACCGGGCTACGTCTCACGGGCGGAGAGCCGCTTATCAGAAAGGAGCTAAGCAGCCTGGTCGGCATGCTGAGAGACATTGAAAAAATAGAAGACATCTCGCTCACGACGAACGGTTATTTCCTTAACGAGCAGGCTGCCGCTTTATACCGTGCCGGCTTAAAAAGGATTAATATCAGCCTGGACTCGCTGTATTCGGGAAGCTTCGGCACAGTGACCAGGAGGGACTATTACGAAGATGTCAGGAAGGGCATTGCGAGGGCGGTCGAAGTCGGCATGAACCCCGTGAAAATCAACGTCGTTCTTATAAGGGGTTTTAACGATAATGAAATTCTCGATTTCGCCGAGCTCGGAAGAAAGAACAACTTCGTCATACGATTCATAGAGTTCATGCCGTTAGGCAGTGACGACAAATGGAATGTCCAGAAAGTCGTCAGGTCGGACGAGATCAGAAGGACTATCGAGAGCGGATTCGGGATGAGGCTCATACCCGATTCCGAAGGTAGGAAAACCCGGCCCGCCGATGTTTTCAGATTCGAAGACGGCGTCGGGCGTATCGGATTTATCAGCTCCGTATCGGAGCCTTTCTGCGAGCATTGCAACCGCGTGAGAATCACTTCCGACGGAAAGCTGAGGACCTGCCTCTTCTCGCATACGGAAACAGACCTGATGAAGCCGTTGAGGGAAGGGGCTCGGGACGCCGAAATCATGGAGCTTATTATCGAAGCTGTATCGAAGAAGGAAAGGGGGCACATGATTAACCGGCCCGGCTTTTTGCGCCCCGAAAGGACCATGTCGCAGATAGGCGGGTAG
- a CDS encoding molybdenum cofactor biosynthesis protein MoaE translates to MTINVLLFGRLASITENKVISAVIDDGDCSVARLLDIIYSRYPALRHEKFRVVRNHDIADDNDTVSASDEIALLPPVSGGGYSYLTWEPVDTAFLESLSRRQPAGTGSVITFKGVVRNDRFIARTDNEVRIKRVSSIYYSAYESLAEKEINQIVVSAVERFGLNGVIIKHRLGDVKVGETAFFVSVESGHRKEGLSGIDFIIDEVKSRAPIWKLERFEDGSESWKEGQLIEAPSPDRDLKRPDEARRSGHGVPENRCCQEAAEKISHNEGEIEDVTTYEIKQDRDNKAGKGRSRYRRRN, encoded by the coding sequence ATGACAATTAATGTCCTCTTATTCGGCAGGCTGGCTTCTATTACGGAGAATAAAGTTATATCCGCCGTCATTGACGATGGAGACTGCAGTGTCGCGCGTCTGCTGGACATTATATATTCACGTTACCCCGCTCTCAGGCACGAAAAATTCAGGGTCGTCAGGAACCACGATATAGCCGACGATAACGACACCGTAAGCGCGTCCGATGAAATCGCTCTTTTGCCTCCCGTGTCGGGTGGCGGTTACTCCTACCTGACATGGGAGCCGGTCGACACCGCTTTCCTCGAAAGCCTTTCGAGGCGGCAGCCTGCCGGCACGGGATCGGTGATTACGTTTAAAGGAGTCGTGAGAAACGACCGGTTCATCGCCCGCACGGATAATGAAGTCAGAATAAAAAGAGTGTCGTCAATATACTATTCCGCGTACGAGAGCCTGGCCGAGAAAGAGATAAATCAGATTGTTGTATCCGCCGTCGAACGGTTCGGACTGAACGGTGTCATTATCAAACACAGGCTGGGGGATGTGAAGGTTGGTGAGACAGCCTTCTTTGTCAGCGTGGAGTCCGGTCATAGAAAAGAGGGCCTGAGCGGCATAGATTTCATTATCGACGAAGTTAAATCCAGAGCTCCTATCTGGAAGCTTGAAAGGTTTGAAGATGGATCCGAGAGCTGGAAAGAAGGGCAATTGATTGAGGCCCCTTCCCCGGATCGTGACCTTAAAAGGCCGGATGAAGCGCGCCGGTCGGGGCACGGGGTCCCGGAGAACAGGTGTTGTCAGGAAGCTGCAGAAAAAATATCTCATAATGAAGGGGAGATCGAAGATGTCACGACATACGAAATTAAACAAGATCGAGATAATAAAGCAGGAAAAGGACGGTCTCGATATCGGCGCCGAAATTGA
- a CDS encoding nitrite reductase (NAD(P)H) small subunit — MKGRSKMSRHTKLNKIEIIKQEKDGLDIGAEIERLALDGFHSITQDDLERLKWIGVFFRKHTPGFFMIRVRIPNGILNSDQFKTISWIVNNMGRGTTDITTRQQIQLRWIKTDDIPQVLKLLNNADLLTLQTGMDNIRNVVGCPVSGISRTELFEASTVVRRFNELFVGNKEYTNLPRKMNVTITACMENCTNTGTQDIALVPAEKIINGSPKYGFNILIGGKNGSGGLKTAQALDVFVTPEEAPEVCKTIVIIYRDNGRRDARNKARLFFLIEEWGMEKFREALETSLGRPLMNAGTNKCYNMDTDHIGVFPQNNAQLNYIGLKVPVGRLTGEQMYELAHLADIYGDGEIRLTTQQNVIIPNVPDRNVNRILSEKLLQELTPYPSPIMRGITSCSGIEYCNMALIETKNRALQIGKELEERLPNFHPKSINWSGCPSGCGNHTVAEIGLLGKKIKVDGELVDAVDVFIGGESGAKAKPSIKIMENVPCGELTYILESLVQFGAFDKFRKQLDKLIYPDNPEPSVIETAEKKAGDLIYKDEIVEGTGKPIIIEGKEIAVFKLKGELYATDNQCPHQGNPLSAGALLGDDIICPGHGNRFNIKTGKCHTDSSLSIKTYRLVPNGKGYTVSE; from the coding sequence ATGAAGGGGAGATCGAAGATGTCACGACATACGAAATTAAACAAGATCGAGATAATAAAGCAGGAAAAGGACGGTCTCGATATCGGCGCCGAAATTGAAAGACTTGCCCTGGATGGATTTCACTCGATCACACAGGATGATCTGGAGAGGCTGAAATGGATAGGCGTATTCTTCAGAAAGCACACCCCGGGATTCTTCATGATAAGGGTCAGGATACCGAACGGTATCCTGAACTCGGACCAATTCAAAACAATATCGTGGATCGTGAATAATATGGGCCGCGGTACGACCGACATCACGACCAGGCAGCAAATTCAGCTGAGATGGATAAAGACGGACGATATCCCCCAGGTCCTGAAGCTTCTCAATAACGCCGATCTGCTTACTCTACAGACCGGGATGGACAATATAAGGAATGTCGTAGGCTGCCCAGTGTCCGGGATCTCGAGGACCGAGCTTTTCGAAGCTTCTACGGTCGTAAGACGGTTTAACGAGCTTTTTGTCGGCAACAAGGAGTACACGAACCTTCCGAGAAAAATGAATGTAACTATCACGGCGTGCATGGAAAATTGTACAAATACCGGGACACAGGATATCGCGCTCGTTCCGGCCGAAAAAATAATAAACGGCTCGCCCAAATACGGTTTCAATATACTGATAGGGGGCAAGAATGGATCGGGCGGGTTAAAAACCGCCCAGGCCCTGGATGTGTTCGTAACGCCTGAAGAGGCCCCCGAGGTATGTAAAACAATCGTAATAATATATCGCGACAACGGAAGGAGAGACGCGAGAAACAAAGCGAGATTATTTTTCCTTATCGAAGAATGGGGAATGGAAAAATTCAGGGAAGCCCTGGAAACGAGCCTGGGCAGGCCGCTCATGAATGCCGGTACGAATAAGTGTTATAACATGGATACCGACCATATCGGCGTTTTCCCGCAGAACAACGCACAGCTCAATTATATCGGCCTGAAAGTGCCTGTCGGGAGATTGACGGGTGAACAAATGTACGAGCTGGCCCACCTCGCCGATATTTACGGTGACGGTGAAATAAGATTGACCACTCAACAGAATGTCATCATTCCGAATGTGCCGGATCGTAACGTGAACCGAATACTATCGGAAAAATTGCTGCAGGAGCTAACCCCGTATCCTTCTCCGATAATGCGGGGCATAACGAGCTGTTCCGGGATCGAGTACTGCAACATGGCGTTAATAGAAACCAAGAACAGGGCGCTGCAAATTGGAAAGGAGCTCGAAGAGAGGCTGCCCAATTTTCATCCGAAGAGTATTAACTGGTCGGGATGCCCGTCGGGCTGCGGGAACCATACGGTAGCCGAGATCGGCCTCCTTGGCAAGAAGATAAAAGTGGATGGCGAACTGGTGGATGCAGTGGATGTATTCATAGGGGGCGAATCCGGAGCCAAGGCCAAGCCCAGCATCAAAATTATGGAAAACGTCCCTTGCGGCGAACTGACATATATACTGGAGAGCCTCGTTCAATTTGGTGCATTCGATAAATTCAGAAAGCAGTTGGACAAGTTGATCTATCCCGACAACCCCGAGCCTTCCGTCATTGAAACGGCGGAGAAGAAGGCCGGAGACTTGATATACAAAGACGAAATCGTCGAGGGGACAGGCAAACCCATAATCATAGAGGGAAAGGAGATAGCCGTCTTCAAGCTGAAGGGCGAGCTATATGCCACAGACAATCAGTGCCCTCACCAGGGTAATCCCTTGTCGGCGGGGGCGCTGCTCGGGGACGATATAATCTGTCCGGGTCACGGGAACAGGTTCAATATTAAAACCGGAAAGTGTCATACCGATTCTTCTCTCAGCATTAAAACCTACAGGCTGGTTCCCAATGGAAAGGGATATACCGTCTCCGAATAG
- a CDS encoding MFS transporter, giving the protein MEIKNQATRIKLFSFSTPQMRAFHLTWFAFFLCFFGWFGIAPLMAVVREDLGLTKTQIGDTIIASVAITILFRLIVGRLCDRFGPRLTYTWLLILGSFPVMGIGFSRNYETFLLFRLAIGTIGASFVITQYHTSIMFAPNIVGTANATTAGWGNLGGGVTQIVMPLIFAFMISLGANQLLGWRLAMIAPGVILFLTGIAYYYLTQDAPDGNFNELRKRGELPPVTDKEEGSFFLAAKDVRVWALFVIYAACFGVELTINNVAALYFFDRFELGLGAAGLIASLFGLMNIFARTLGGVFSDKFAKGYGLSGRVKLLLCVLLLESIALIVFSQMSVLILAVISMVIFSLFVQMAEGATFGVVPFINKKALGSVAGIVGAGGNAGAVAAGFLFRSEGLTTQEALMYLGIFVLIASSFAFLVRFSPEVQALEAKAFEEAQSDKTALLGS; this is encoded by the coding sequence GTGGAGATTAAAAATCAGGCAACGCGCATAAAATTATTCAGCTTCAGCACGCCGCAAATGCGGGCCTTTCATCTGACCTGGTTTGCATTCTTTCTATGTTTCTTTGGATGGTTCGGTATTGCGCCCCTTATGGCGGTCGTCAGGGAAGATCTCGGTCTTACCAAAACACAGATCGGAGATACAATCATCGCATCGGTGGCGATAACGATATTGTTTCGTTTAATCGTGGGCAGGCTTTGTGACAGATTCGGGCCGAGACTCACATATACATGGCTTTTAATTCTGGGTTCATTCCCGGTGATGGGTATCGGGTTCTCCCGGAATTACGAGACCTTTCTGTTATTCCGACTCGCCATAGGAACGATTGGAGCTTCTTTCGTCATCACTCAATACCATACGTCGATTATGTTCGCTCCAAATATTGTCGGCACGGCCAATGCAACCACGGCCGGATGGGGAAACCTCGGAGGGGGCGTCACTCAGATTGTAATGCCCCTTATATTCGCCTTCATGATATCGCTGGGCGCCAATCAGCTCCTCGGCTGGCGCCTGGCGATGATAGCCCCCGGCGTAATCCTGTTTCTAACCGGAATTGCATACTACTATCTGACCCAGGATGCCCCGGACGGTAATTTCAACGAGCTAAGAAAAAGGGGTGAGCTCCCGCCGGTGACCGACAAGGAAGAAGGTTCTTTTTTCCTCGCCGCCAAAGACGTACGCGTATGGGCACTATTTGTTATTTATGCGGCTTGTTTCGGGGTGGAGCTTACTATTAACAATGTAGCCGCATTATATTTTTTCGATAGATTTGAGCTCGGCCTCGGAGCGGCGGGTCTTATCGCGAGCCTTTTCGGGCTCATGAATATATTCGCAAGGACGCTGGGCGGCGTATTCTCGGACAAATTCGCGAAGGGCTACGGACTTTCAGGACGAGTCAAGCTCCTGCTGTGCGTGCTCCTTCTTGAAAGCATCGCTTTAATCGTATTCTCGCAAATGTCCGTGCTGATACTCGCTGTGATTTCCATGGTTATATTCAGCCTGTTCGTCCAGATGGCCGAGGGAGCGACATTCGGAGTAGTGCCTTTCATTAACAAAAAAGCGCTTGGCTCGGTGGCGGGCATTGTCGGAGCAGGGGGTAATGCCGGTGCCGTTGCCGCGGGATTCCTGTTCAGGTCCGAAGGCCTTACCACACAGGAAGCCCTGATGTATCTCGGTATTTTTGTTCTTATTGCTTCCTCGTTCGCCTTTTTGGTAAGATTCTCTCCAGAGGTGCAGGCCCTCGAGGCCAAGGCCTTTGAAGAGGCGCAGTCCGATAAAACTGCGCTGCTGGGGTCTTAG